The following proteins are co-located in the Haliotis asinina isolate JCU_RB_2024 chromosome 13, JCU_Hal_asi_v2, whole genome shotgun sequence genome:
- the LOC137259395 gene encoding A disintegrin and metalloproteinase with thrombospondin motifs 9-like: protein MTINSGTFFFVICITIASSLRDDHYEKIRSGAPAVIEDAQHFQIQQVFGLTTCAVLCLHMSCQEFQYSDTSRLCITRHTDPVPGGAISPGIGLFDTYYKQEPRSCAEIRKQNPAAHSGEYNIMPSAPQFRGIPVKVFCLMDDTHQLEYVTLPNENIGNFPKRSNSNCRKEHPYLVRGGVGRDGVTVYQKIRVIPSTMTVVRTDTTFTSGNKTKPHGYGKAEDCYSYEKYCKRIGTFRINTMGTGMKFATTLNWTGKGVASKVHSVTRTHDGAVVDLVCGGWCAGCVPMEDMVLYPNSKDTQQ from the exons ATGACTATTAACTCCGGCACCTTTTTCTTCGTTATCTGTATTACCATAGCATCCAGTTTACGAGACGATCACTATGAAAAGATACGCAGTGGAGCTCCAGCCGTTATAGAGGACGCTCAACATTTTCAGATCCAGCAAGTTTTTGGACTAACAACCTGTGCCGTTCTGTGCCTGCACATGTCATGCCAAGAGTTCCAGTATTCTGACACAAGCCGCTTATGCATCACACGACACACAGATCCTGTACCAGGTGGTGCCATTAGCCCAGGCATTGGTTTGTTTGACACCTATTACAAACAAG AACCCAGGTCGTGTGCTGAGATCAGGAAACAAAACCCAGCTGCTCACAGTGGTGAGTACAACATCATGCCTTCAGCTCCTCAGTTCAGGGGAATACCAGTGAAGGTGTTCTGCCTGATGGATGACACACACCAGCTGGAGTATGTCACACTGCCAAATGAAAACATTGGAAACTTTCCTAAGAGGTCGAACAGTAACTGTAGAAAAGAACATCCATATCTAGTACGTGGTGGTGTTGGCAGAGATGGAGTAACAGTGTATCAGAAGATCAGAGTTATACCATCG ACAATGACTGTTGTAAGAACGGACACAACATTCACCAGCGGGAACAAGACGAAGCCACATGGGTATGGTAAAGCAGAAGACTGCTACTCATATGAAAAATACTGCAAACGAATAGGAACTTTTCGCATCAACACCATGGGCACTGGGATGAAATTCGCCACTACC CTCAACTGGACTGGAAAAGGCGTCGCGTCCAAAGTGCACAGCGTTACACGGACACATGACGGCGCTGTCGTTGATCTAGTGTGTGGAGGCTGGTGTGCCGGATGTGTTCCTATGGAAGACATGGTCCTCTACCCAAACAGTAAGGATACTCAGCAATAG